A genomic segment from Pseudomonas sp. S09G 359 encodes:
- the tyrS gene encoding tyrosine--tRNA ligase → MKSVEEQLALIKRGAEELLVEAELIEKLKRGQPLRIKAGFDPTAPDLHLGHTVLINKLRQFQELGHQVIFLIGDFTGMIGDPSGKSATRPPLTREQVLDNAETYKTQVFKILDPAKTEVAFNSTWMDQMGPADFIRLTSQYTVARMLERDDFDKRYSTNQPIAIHEFLYPLVQGYDSVALRADVELGGTDQKFNLLMGRELQRAYGQEAQCILTMPLLEGLDGVKKMSKSLGNYVGIQEAPGVMYGKLVSIPDALMWRYFELLSFRSMDEINALRADVEAGTNPRDVKIKLAEEIVARFHGEEAAANAHRAAGNRMKDGELPDDLPEIELSAAEAMPIAAVLNKAGLVKNSAVARDLLGSGGVRIDGEVVDRTFIYQLGATHVCQAGKKAFARITLKSE, encoded by the coding sequence ATGAAGTCGGTTGAAGAGCAGCTAGCGCTGATAAAACGTGGTGCGGAAGAACTGTTGGTCGAAGCGGAGCTGATCGAAAAGCTCAAGCGTGGCCAGCCCCTGCGTATCAAGGCCGGCTTTGATCCGACGGCGCCGGATCTGCACCTGGGTCATACCGTGCTTATTAATAAGCTGCGTCAGTTCCAGGAGCTGGGGCATCAGGTCATCTTCCTTATAGGTGACTTCACCGGGATGATCGGTGACCCGAGCGGCAAGAGCGCGACGCGCCCGCCGCTGACGCGTGAGCAAGTTCTCGATAATGCCGAGACCTACAAGACTCAGGTGTTCAAGATTCTCGACCCGGCCAAAACCGAAGTGGCATTCAACTCCACTTGGATGGACCAGATGGGGCCGGCGGATTTCATTCGCTTGACGTCCCAGTACACCGTGGCGCGCATGCTTGAGCGTGATGACTTTGACAAGCGCTACTCCACCAACCAGCCGATCGCGATTCATGAGTTCCTGTATCCGCTGGTTCAGGGCTACGACTCGGTGGCGTTGCGTGCGGATGTCGAGCTGGGCGGTACCGACCAGAAGTTCAACCTGCTGATGGGGCGTGAGTTGCAGCGCGCCTATGGGCAGGAAGCACAGTGCATTCTGACCATGCCGTTGCTGGAAGGGTTGGATGGCGTCAAGAAGATGTCCAAGTCCCTGGGTAACTATGTAGGTATCCAGGAAGCGCCGGGTGTGATGTACGGCAAGCTGGTTTCGATTCCTGATGCGTTGATGTGGCGCTACTTCGAGCTGTTGAGCTTCCGCTCGATGGACGAGATCAATGCGCTGCGTGCGGATGTCGAGGCAGGTACCAACCCGCGTGATGTGAAAATCAAGCTGGCGGAAGAGATTGTTGCGCGCTTTCATGGTGAGGAGGCTGCGGCCAATGCTCACCGTGCCGCAGGCAATCGTATGAAGGATGGCGAGCTGCCGGATGACCTGCCAGAGATCGAGCTGAGCGCTGCTGAAGCGATGCCGATTGCTGCTGTCCTTAATAAGGCGGGCCTGGTGAAGAACTCGGCGGTTGCGCGTGACCTTCTGGGTTCCGGCGGTGTGCGTATAGATGGTGAGGTGGTAGATCGCACCTTTATATACCAGCTTGGCGCTACCCACGTTTGCCAGGCAGGCAAGAAGGCATTTGCGCGTATTACGCTCAAATCCGAATAA
- a CDS encoding peptidoglycan DD-metalloendopeptidase family protein, which yields MTTEPSKAPPLYPKTHLLAASGIAALLSLALLVFPSSDVEAKRTSLSLDLESPVEQLTQDQDASDAQQATNAPTESPFAQIQTTPEDTQQATQQPPAADVAKNPQHREVIVAKGDTLSTLFEKVGLPAATVNEVLASDKQAKQFTQLKHGQKLEFELTPDGQLNNLHSNVSDLESITLTKGAKGFAFNRITTKPVMRSAYVHGVINSSLSQSAARAGLSHSMTMDMASVFGYDIDFAQDIRQGDEFDVIYEQKMANGKVVGTGNILSARFTNRGKTYTAVRYTNKQGNSSYYTADGNSMRKAFIRTPVDFARISSRFSMGRKHPILNKIRAHKGVDYAAPRGTPIKAAGDGKVLLAGRRGGYGNTVIIQHGNTYRTLYGHMQGFAKGVQTGGTVKQGQVIGYIGTTGLSTGPHLHYEFQVNGVHVDPLGQKLPMADPIAKAERARFMQQSQPLMARMDQERSTLLASAKR from the coding sequence ATGACCACTGAACCGTCTAAAGCGCCGCCGCTTTACCCGAAGACCCACTTGCTGGCCGCAAGTGGTATCGCCGCCCTTCTCAGCCTGGCACTCCTGGTATTCCCTTCCAGTGACGTAGAAGCCAAACGAACATCCCTGAGCCTTGACCTGGAAAGCCCGGTTGAACAACTCACACAAGATCAAGACGCTTCCGACGCCCAACAAGCCACAAATGCGCCAACCGAGTCACCCTTCGCGCAGATACAAACCACCCCTGAAGACACCCAGCAAGCCACCCAACAGCCGCCCGCAGCAGACGTCGCCAAGAACCCACAGCACCGCGAAGTGATTGTGGCCAAAGGCGACACGCTATCGACCCTCTTCGAGAAGGTCGGCCTGCCCGCTGCAACAGTTAACGAGGTGCTGGCCAGCGACAAACAGGCCAAGCAGTTCACCCAGCTTAAACATGGCCAGAAACTTGAGTTCGAACTCACCCCCGACGGCCAGCTGAACAACCTGCACAGCAATGTCAGTGACCTCGAAAGCATCACACTGACCAAAGGCGCCAAAGGCTTTGCCTTCAACCGCATCACCACCAAGCCGGTGATGCGTTCCGCCTATGTGCACGGCGTGATCAACAGCTCGTTGTCGCAATCCGCCGCGCGTGCCGGCCTGTCCCACAGCATGACCATGGACATGGCCAGCGTATTTGGCTACGACATCGACTTCGCCCAGGACATCCGCCAGGGCGACGAATTCGACGTGATCTACGAACAGAAGATGGCCAACGGCAAGGTGGTGGGCACCGGCAACATTCTGTCCGCGCGCTTCACCAACCGCGGCAAGACCTACACCGCCGTGCGCTACACCAACAAACAAGGCAACAGCAGCTACTACACTGCTGACGGCAATAGCATGCGCAAGGCCTTCATCCGTACTCCGGTTGACTTCGCTCGCATTAGCTCGCGTTTCTCCATGGGCCGCAAGCACCCAATTCTGAACAAAATCCGCGCCCACAAAGGCGTCGACTATGCCGCCCCTCGCGGTACGCCAATCAAGGCGGCCGGTGATGGCAAAGTATTGCTGGCCGGGCGCCGCGGCGGTTACGGCAACACCGTGATCATCCAGCACGGCAACACTTACCGTACGCTGTATGGCCACATGCAAGGCTTCGCCAAAGGCGTGCAGACTGGCGGCACCGTGAAGCAAGGCCAGGTGATCGGTTATATCGGCACCACAGGCCTGTCCACCGGGCCGCACTTGCACTACGAGTTCCAGGTCAATGGCGTACACGTTGACCCACTGGGCCAGAAGCTGCCGATGGCCGACCCGATTGCCAAGGCCGAGCGTGCGCGCTTCATGCAACAGAGCCAGCCGCTCATGGCACGCATGGACCAGGAGCGCTCCACCTTGCTAGCCTCGGCGAAGCGTTAA
- a CDS encoding anhydro-N-acetylmuramic acid kinase, whose translation MPLYIGVMSGTSLDGLDIALIEQAPAVKLIATHYIPMPSALRIELLGLCASGPDEIARSAIAQQNWVKLAAQGIHALLDQQNLKPQAIRAIGSHGQTIRHEPARGFTVQIGNPALLTELTGITVVSDFRSRDVAAGGQGAPLVPAFHEALFGERSGNRAVLNVGGFSNLSLIETGKPVAGFDCGPGNVLLDAWIHQQRGEHFDRDGQWAASGKVEPALLNALLGDPFFQTQGPKSTGREVFNLPWLQQHLSQLPAFAPQDVQATLLELTAMTIVESLQTAQANTETLLVCGGGAHNGTLMSRLAALLPNTQVSSTATYGVDPDWVEAMAFAWLAHCCLEGIAANRPSVTGARGLRVLGAIYPA comes from the coding sequence ATGCCGCTCTATATAGGTGTCATGTCCGGGACCAGCCTTGATGGCCTGGACATCGCCCTGATCGAACAAGCCCCGGCGGTCAAGCTGATCGCCACGCATTACATTCCCATGCCGAGCGCGCTGCGCATCGAGCTGCTTGGCCTTTGCGCAAGTGGCCCGGATGAGATCGCCCGCTCGGCAATCGCCCAGCAGAATTGGGTGAAGCTCGCCGCCCAGGGCATTCACGCCTTGCTCGACCAGCAAAACCTCAAGCCCCAGGCTATTCGTGCGATTGGCAGCCACGGCCAGACCATCCGCCACGAACCCGCGCGGGGCTTTACCGTACAGATCGGCAACCCGGCCTTGCTCACCGAGCTGACCGGCATCACCGTGGTCAGTGATTTCCGCAGTCGTGATGTCGCGGCCGGTGGCCAGGGCGCACCACTGGTGCCTGCGTTTCATGAGGCATTGTTTGGCGAGCGCAGCGGTAATCGCGCCGTATTGAATGTCGGAGGTTTCAGCAACCTCAGCCTGATCGAGACCGGCAAGCCCGTAGCCGGTTTCGACTGCGGCCCGGGCAATGTTCTGCTGGACGCCTGGATTCATCAACAACGCGGCGAACACTTTGATCGCGATGGGCAGTGGGCCGCCAGCGGCAAGGTAGAGCCTGCGCTACTCAACGCGCTGCTCGGCGACCCGTTCTTCCAGACCCAAGGCCCGAAAAGCACCGGCCGTGAAGTGTTCAACCTGCCATGGCTGCAACAACACCTGAGCCAACTACCGGCATTCGCCCCCCAGGATGTACAAGCTACCCTCCTGGAGCTGACGGCCATGACCATCGTTGAGTCCCTGCAAACCGCCCAAGCCAACACAGAAACCCTGTTGGTCTGCGGTGGCGGCGCCCATAACGGCACACTGATGAGCCGCCTGGCCGCCCTGCTCCCCAATACCCAGGTCAGCAGCACCGCCACTTACGGCGTGGACCCCGACTGGGTCGAAGCCATGGCCTTTGCCTGGCTGGCTCATTGCTGCCTGGAAGGCATCGCCGCCAACCGCCCGAGCGTCACCGGTGCGCGCGGGCTGCGGGTATTGGGCGCGATCTACCCCGCCTGA
- the erpA gene encoding iron-sulfur cluster insertion protein ErpA: MSVESFTPTALQFTHGAAHKVKSLVDEEGNDRLKLRVFVTGGGCSGFQYGFTFDEDVADDDTIVEREGVSLVVDPMSFQYLAGAEVDYQEGLEGSRFVIKNPNATTTCGCGSSFSI; the protein is encoded by the coding sequence ATGAGCGTTGAATCCTTCACCCCCACGGCTTTGCAATTCACCCACGGTGCCGCGCACAAGGTGAAGAGCCTGGTCGATGAAGAGGGTAATGATCGCTTGAAGCTGCGCGTATTCGTTACGGGCGGCGGTTGTTCAGGGTTTCAGTACGGTTTTACCTTCGATGAAGATGTGGCCGATGACGACACCATCGTGGAGCGCGAGGGCGTGAGCCTGGTCGTGGACCCGATGAGCTTCCAATACCTGGCGGGTGCCGAGGTGGATTACCAGGAAGGTCTAGAGGGTTCGCGTTTCGTGATCAAGAACCCTAACGCCACCACGACCTGTGGTTGCGGGTCTTCGTTCTCGATCTGA
- the argC gene encoding N-acetyl-gamma-glutamyl-phosphate reductase translates to MVKVGIVGGTGYTGVELLRLLAQHPQAEVVVITSRSEAGLAVADMYPNLRGHYDGLAFSVPDIKTLGACDVVFFATPHGVAHALAGELLAAGTKVIDLSADFRLQDADEWAKWYGQPHGAPELLEEAVYGLPEVNREQIKQARLIAVPGCYPTATQLGFLPLLEAGLADASRLIADCKSGVSGAGRGAAVGSLYSETSESMKAYAVKGHRHLPEIRQGLRRAAGKDVGLTFVPHLTPMIRGIHSTLYATVVDRSVDLQALFEKRYANEPFVDVMPAGSHPETRSVRGANVCRIAVHRPQDGDLVVVLSVIDNLVKGASGQAVQNMNILFGLDEKLGLSHAGMLP, encoded by the coding sequence ATGGTCAAGGTCGGTATCGTCGGCGGCACGGGTTACACCGGTGTCGAATTGCTGCGTCTGTTGGCTCAGCATCCGCAAGCAGAGGTGGTGGTGATTACCTCCCGATCCGAGGCCGGCCTGGCCGTGGCCGATATGTACCCGAACCTGCGAGGCCACTACGACGGCTTGGCGTTCAGCGTGCCGGACATCAAGACACTGGGCGCCTGTGATGTGGTGTTCTTCGCCACGCCTCACGGTGTTGCCCATGCGCTGGCCGGTGAACTGCTGGCCGCCGGCACCAAGGTGATCGACCTCTCCGCCGACTTCCGCTTGCAGGACGCCGATGAGTGGGCCAAGTGGTACGGCCAGCCCCACGGCGCGCCGGAACTGTTGGAAGAGGCGGTGTATGGCCTGCCGGAAGTCAATCGTGAGCAGATCAAGCAAGCGCGCCTGATCGCCGTGCCGGGTTGCTATCCGACTGCGACGCAGCTAGGTTTCCTGCCATTGCTGGAAGCTGGGCTGGCAGATGCTTCGCGCTTGATTGCGGACTGCAAGTCGGGCGTTAGCGGCGCCGGTCGTGGCGCGGCCGTAGGCTCGCTGTACTCCGAAACGTCGGAAAGCATGAAGGCCTATGCGGTAAAAGGGCATCGCCACTTGCCGGAAATTCGCCAGGGGCTGCGTCGTGCTGCCGGTAAGGATGTGGGCCTGACCTTCGTGCCGCACCTGACGCCGATGATCCGTGGCATTCACTCCACGTTGTACGCAACCGTGGTCGACCGCTCGGTTGATCTGCAGGCGCTGTTTGAAAAACGCTACGCCAACGAACCGTTCGTCGACGTAATGCCGGCCGGCAGCCACCCGGAAACCCGCAGCGTGCGCGGCGCCAACGTGTGTCGGATTGCCGTGCACCGTCCGCAGGATGGTGACCTGGTGGTGGTACTGTCGGTGATCGATAACTTGGTCAAGGGCGCGTCGGGCCAGGCGGTGCAGAACATGAACATCCTGTTCGGCCTGGACGAGAAGCTGGGCTTGTCCCACGCGGGCATGCTGCCTTAA
- the hemJ gene encoding protoporphyrinogen oxidase HemJ: protein MLYLWIKAFHIVSIVCWFAALFYLPRLFVYHAQSEDTVSKERFSVMERKLYRGIMGPAMIASLLFGGWLIYLNPAIFQSGGWIHAKLTLVVLLIGYHHMCGAQVKRFARGENTRSHVFYRWFNEVPVLILLAIVILVVVKPF from the coding sequence ATGCTCTATCTATGGATCAAAGCCTTCCACATTGTCAGCATCGTCTGCTGGTTTGCCGCGCTGTTTTACCTACCGCGCCTGTTCGTTTACCACGCCCAAAGCGAGGACACCGTCAGCAAGGAACGCTTCAGCGTCATGGAGCGCAAGCTGTACCGCGGCATCATGGGCCCGGCGATGATCGCCAGCCTGTTATTCGGCGGCTGGCTGATCTACCTCAACCCCGCGATCTTTCAGTCTGGCGGCTGGATCCACGCCAAGCTGACCCTGGTGGTGCTGCTGATCGGCTACCACCACATGTGCGGCGCACAGGTAAAACGTTTCGCCCGTGGCGAAAACACCCGCAGCCATGTCTTTTATCGCTGGTTCAATGAAGTGCCCGTTCTGATATTGCTGGCTATCGTAATTTTGGTCGTGGTCAAACCGTTCTAA
- a CDS encoding nitronate monooxygenase family protein — MSLPALLEQRLRLPVVAAPMFLISNPQLVLACCRNGVVGSFPALNQRESSGFKAWLEEIEAGLAQLDNPAPYAVNLIVHNSNPRLEADLAICVEHKVPIVITSLGAVKELVDAVHSYGGLVFHDVTTRRHAEKAAEAGVDGLIAVAAGAGGHAGTWSPFSLVAEIRQFFDKTLLLAGCLNHGHEILAAQLLGADLAYFGTRFIGTTESHAPDAYKEMLLTSRAADIVHTPAVSGVPASFMRQSLENAGFDLAALQGKGEVNFGSKLKPLSDEAKAWKTVWSAGQGVGEIDDLPSVDELVARLDAEYRKAREQATQLRWPR; from the coding sequence ATGTCGCTGCCCGCTTTGCTCGAACAACGTCTGCGCCTGCCTGTCGTCGCTGCGCCGATGTTTCTGATTTCCAACCCGCAACTGGTCCTGGCCTGCTGTCGCAATGGAGTGGTCGGCAGCTTCCCGGCCCTCAACCAGCGTGAAAGCAGTGGTTTCAAGGCTTGGCTGGAAGAGATCGAAGCGGGCCTTGCGCAACTGGACAACCCCGCACCGTATGCCGTCAACCTGATCGTGCACAACAGCAACCCCCGGCTGGAGGCCGACCTGGCGATCTGCGTGGAGCACAAAGTGCCGATCGTCATCACCAGCCTGGGTGCGGTCAAGGAACTGGTGGATGCCGTACACAGCTATGGTGGCCTGGTGTTCCACGACGTGACGACGCGGCGCCACGCCGAGAAGGCCGCTGAAGCCGGCGTGGATGGCCTGATCGCGGTGGCCGCAGGCGCCGGTGGCCATGCTGGCACCTGGAGCCCGTTCTCGCTGGTCGCCGAGATTCGTCAGTTCTTCGACAAAACCCTGCTGCTGGCCGGTTGCCTCAACCATGGGCATGAGATACTCGCCGCCCAACTGCTGGGCGCAGACCTGGCCTATTTCGGCACGCGCTTTATCGGCACCACCGAAAGCCACGCCCCGGATGCGTATAAAGAGATGCTGCTCACATCGCGCGCCGCCGACATCGTGCACACTCCCGCTGTCTCCGGCGTGCCTGCGAGTTTTATGCGCCAGAGCCTGGAAAACGCCGGTTTCGACCTCGCCGCCTTGCAAGGCAAAGGCGAAGTCAACTTCGGTTCCAAGCTCAAGCCGTTGAGCGACGAAGCCAAAGCCTGGAAGACCGTATGGTCCGCCGGCCAGGGCGTCGGTGAAATTGATGATTTGCCCAGCGTCGATGAACTCGTTGCCCGCCTGGATGCCGAATACCGCAAGGCCCGCGAGCAGGCGACACAACTGCGCTGGCCACGCTGA
- a CDS encoding DUF805 domain-containing protein, giving the protein MSDNRFKIVFDGALLPGVESTTAKLNLAELFKSDVAAIEKLFTGRPVALKRDLSRPDAETYLTALKNAGIDARIETEQPVAFNLAETHETDSAAADFSRPAASPYAPPRAAVGDDLPEYATLKVFTIHGRIGRLRYLAWTLVLTLAMLVIGGIISTVSFAVATASPTAGTLLGVLLGLGLFVALVWVSVQIGVQRLHDLGWSGWLYFLNLVPLVNSVFPILLLVLPGNAGANQYGAPPPRNSTAVKVLATLWLAFIPVMLAIVVTLGMNGYLDQLEANMDSSYENSSITSDEAYDQGATVEEDEAQSADEAAEPVDSPEQ; this is encoded by the coding sequence ATGAGCGACAACCGTTTCAAGATTGTATTTGATGGGGCCTTGCTCCCGGGCGTCGAGAGCACCACAGCCAAACTGAACCTGGCTGAGCTGTTCAAGAGTGATGTCGCGGCTATCGAGAAGCTGTTTACCGGTCGCCCGGTCGCGCTGAAACGCGACCTGTCGCGCCCCGATGCCGAAACCTACCTCACCGCCCTGAAAAACGCCGGCATCGATGCGCGTATCGAAACCGAGCAACCGGTGGCCTTCAATCTCGCCGAAACCCACGAGACCGACTCCGCCGCTGCTGATTTCTCGCGCCCGGCTGCCTCACCCTATGCGCCACCGCGCGCAGCCGTGGGCGACGACTTGCCGGAATACGCCACCCTCAAGGTATTCACCATCCACGGGCGCATTGGCCGTCTGCGCTACTTGGCCTGGACGCTGGTATTGACCCTCGCCATGCTGGTCATCGGCGGCATCATCAGCACCGTGAGCTTTGCCGTGGCGACCGCCTCGCCGACCGCCGGCACCCTTCTCGGCGTGTTGCTGGGGCTTGGGCTGTTTGTGGCGCTGGTCTGGGTGAGCGTGCAAATCGGCGTGCAACGCCTGCACGACCTGGGCTGGTCCGGCTGGTTGTACTTCCTCAACCTGGTCCCGCTGGTGAACAGCGTGTTCCCGATCCTGCTGCTGGTACTGCCGGGCAATGCAGGCGCCAACCAGTACGGCGCGCCACCTCCGCGCAACTCCACCGCGGTCAAAGTGTTGGCCACCCTGTGGCTGGCGTTTATTCCGGTGATGCTGGCCATCGTGGTCACCCTGGGCATGAACGGCTACCTGGATCAACTCGAAGCCAATATGGACAGCAGCTACGAAAACAGCTCCATCACCTCCGATGAAGCCTACGATCAAGGCGCCACCGTCGAGGAAGACGAAGCGCAAAGTGCTGACGAAGCGGCCGAACCTGTAGACTCTCCGGAACAGTGA
- a CDS encoding SDR family oxidoreductase yields the protein MTRYALITGASSGIGLALAEALARRGRSLILVARQRDQLESIAIELTQRFGVEVLFRACDLGEPLRLSGFLLELEEGERQIDLLVNCAGIGTSGPFLAQDWMTEQDLIEVNILALTRMCHALGNAMALQGGGQILNVASVAAFQPGPWMSSYYASKAYVLHFSEGLREELKTCGIKVSVLCPGPTRTAFFGTAQMDTAKLERSDKLMSPEEVALYTVRALERNKAIIIPGRRNRWMTFSSRFSPRWLTRKIAGAINKAYCPR from the coding sequence ATGACCCGTTACGCTCTGATCACCGGTGCCTCCAGCGGCATCGGCCTGGCTTTGGCCGAAGCACTGGCCCGCCGCGGCCGCAGCTTGATTCTGGTGGCCCGCCAGCGTGATCAGTTGGAAAGCATTGCAATCGAATTGACCCAACGCTTTGGTGTCGAGGTGCTGTTTCGGGCCTGCGACTTGGGCGAGCCACTGCGTTTGTCCGGTTTCCTGCTGGAGCTTGAAGAAGGCGAACGGCAGATCGACCTGCTGGTCAACTGCGCCGGCATCGGCACCAGCGGGCCGTTCCTGGCCCAGGACTGGATGACCGAACAAGACCTGATCGAAGTCAACATCCTGGCCCTGACCCGCATGTGCCACGCCCTCGGCAATGCCATGGCGCTGCAGGGTGGCGGGCAGATTCTCAACGTCGCCTCCGTCGCGGCATTCCAGCCCGGCCCGTGGATGAGCAGTTACTACGCGAGCAAAGCCTATGTGCTGCACTTTTCCGAAGGCCTGCGCGAAGAACTCAAGACCTGTGGCATCAAGGTCTCGGTGCTCTGCCCCGGCCCTACGCGCACCGCATTCTTCGGCACCGCGCAAATGGACACCGCCAAGCTCGAACGCAGTGACAAACTGATGAGCCCGGAAGAAGTGGCGCTTTACACCGTGCGCGCCCTGGAAAGGAACAAAGCCATCATTATTCCCGGCCGGCGCAACCGCTGGATGACCTTCAGCTCGCGCTTCAGCCCGCGCTGGCTGACCCGCAAGATCGCCGGGGCCATCAACAAGGCCTATTGCCCGCGCTGA
- a CDS encoding histidine triad nucleotide-binding protein, whose translation MDTLFTKIINREIPAEIIYEDDQVLAFKDIAPAAPVHFLVIPKKHIRTLNDLTEEDKALAGHILFTAQRLALEQGCEEGFRVVMNCNPKGGQTVYHIHMHVLGQRQMNWPPG comes from the coding sequence GTGGATACTCTGTTCACCAAGATCATCAACAGAGAAATACCCGCGGAGATCATCTACGAAGATGATCAAGTCCTGGCCTTCAAGGACATCGCTCCGGCGGCGCCCGTGCATTTCCTGGTCATCCCGAAAAAACACATCCGTACCCTCAATGACCTGACCGAGGAAGACAAAGCCCTGGCCGGCCATATCCTGTTCACCGCCCAGCGCCTGGCGCTGGAGCAAGGCTGCGAGGAAGGCTTCCGGGTGGTGATGAACTGCAACCCGAAAGGCGGGCAGACTGTTTATCACATCCATATGCATGTGCTGGGTCAGCGCCAGATGAACTGGCCGCCGGGCTGA
- the coq7 gene encoding 2-polyprenyl-3-methyl-6-methoxy-1,4-benzoquinone monooxygenase — MTTQRHYSPIDRLLLQADMAMRTLLPFSGQPYRPSPAIVQPDAQMSETDTRHVAGLMRINHTGEVCAQALYQGQALTAKLPQVRAAMEHAAEEEIDHLAWCEQRIRQLGSHPSVLNPLFYGLSFGIGAAAGLISDKVSLGFVAATEHQVCKHLDEHLEQLPAEDEKSRAILEQMRIDEEHHAESALDAGGFRFPAPVRFGMSLLAKVMTKSTYRI, encoded by the coding sequence ATGACTACCCAACGTCACTACTCGCCGATTGACCGTCTGTTGCTGCAAGCCGACATGGCCATGCGCACGCTGCTACCGTTCAGCGGCCAGCCGTATCGCCCATCCCCCGCCATCGTGCAGCCCGACGCACAGATGAGCGAGACCGATACCCGCCATGTCGCCGGCCTGATGCGCATCAACCACACCGGCGAAGTCTGTGCCCAGGCGCTGTACCAGGGCCAGGCCCTGACCGCCAAGTTGCCACAGGTGCGCGCAGCCATGGAGCATGCGGCCGAGGAAGAAATCGACCACCTGGCCTGGTGCGAGCAACGCATCCGCCAACTGGGCAGCCACCCCAGCGTGCTCAACCCGCTGTTCTATGGTTTGTCATTTGGCATCGGTGCGGCTGCTGGCCTGATCAGCGACAAGGTCAGCCTGGGTTTTGTCGCCGCCACCGAACATCAGGTGTGCAAGCACCTGGATGAGCATCTGGAGCAATTGCCGGCCGAAGACGAAAAGTCCCGGGCGATTCTTGAGCAGATGCGCATTGACGAAGAACACCACGCAGAAAGCGCCCTGGATGCCGGCGGTTTCCGCTTTCCGGCGCCGGTACGGTTTGGCATGAGCCTGCTGGCCAAGGTCATGACCAAAAGCACGTATCGAATCTGA
- a CDS encoding OsmC family protein, whose protein sequence is MKARIQWAGEAMFLGESGSGHVVVMDGPPEAGGRNLGVRPMEMLLLGVGGCSNFDVVSILKKSRQAVESCEAFLEAERATEDPKVFTKIHMHFVVKGRALKEAQVKRAIELSAEKYCSASIMLGAAGVAITHDYEIIELG, encoded by the coding sequence ATGAAGGCACGCATCCAATGGGCGGGCGAAGCCATGTTCCTCGGTGAGTCGGGCAGTGGCCATGTAGTGGTCATGGACGGCCCGCCGGAAGCCGGTGGCCGCAACCTGGGCGTACGCCCGATGGAAATGCTCCTGCTCGGTGTAGGCGGTTGCAGCAATTTCGACGTGGTCAGCATCCTGAAAAAATCCCGCCAGGCCGTGGAAAGCTGCGAAGCCTTCCTGGAAGCCGAGCGCGCCACGGAAGACCCGAAGGTGTTCACCAAGATCCACATGCATTTCGTGGTGAAGGGCCGGGCGCTGAAAGAAGCCCAGGTGAAGCGTGCCATCGAGCTGTCGGCCGAGAAGTACTGCTCGGCATCGATCATGCTGGGCGCGGCGGGTGTGGCCATCACCCATGATTACGAAATCATCGAGCTGGGTTGA
- the crp gene encoding cAMP-activated global transcriptional regulator CRP, whose product MVALTPIPKIKNLDKLLMHCQRRRYPAKHNIICAGERSETLFFIIKGSVTILIEDEDGREMIIAYLNTGDFFGELGLFEQAGKEQERSAWVRAKVECDVAEISYTKFRELAQHDPDILYALSGQIAQRLRDTTRKVGDLAFFDVTGRVARCLLELCKQPDAMTHPDGMQIKVTRQEIGRIVGCSREMVGRVLKDLEERNLVHVKGKTMVVFGTR is encoded by the coding sequence ATGGTTGCTCTTACTCCCATACCCAAGATCAAGAATCTCGACAAGCTGTTGATGCACTGCCAGCGCCGCCGCTATCCGGCCAAGCACAACATCATCTGCGCGGGCGAGCGCTCCGAAACACTGTTCTTCATCATCAAAGGCTCGGTCACCATTCTGATCGAGGATGAAGACGGCCGCGAGATGATCATCGCCTACCTCAACACCGGCGATTTCTTTGGGGAGCTGGGGCTGTTCGAACAAGCCGGCAAGGAGCAGGAACGCAGCGCCTGGGTACGCGCCAAGGTCGAATGCGATGTGGCCGAGATCAGCTATACCAAATTCCGCGAACTGGCCCAGCACGACCCCGATATCCTCTACGCCCTCAGCGGCCAGATCGCCCAGCGCCTGCGCGACACCACGCGCAAGGTCGGCGACCTGGCGTTCTTTGACGTCACCGGTCGCGTAGCCCGCTGCCTGCTGGAGCTGTGCAAGCAGCCCGACGCCATGACCCACCCCGACGGCATGCAGATCAAGGTCACGCGCCAGGAAATCGGGCGCATTGTCGGCTGTTCACGGGAAATGGTCGGCCGCGTGCTCAAGGACCTGGAAGAGCGCAACCTGGTGCACGTCAAAGGCAAGACGATGGTGGTGTTCGGTACCCGTTAA